A window of the Henckelia pumila isolate YLH828 chromosome 3, ASM3356847v2, whole genome shotgun sequence genome harbors these coding sequences:
- the LOC140886927 gene encoding 2,3-bisphosphoglycerate-independent phosphoglycerate mutase → MGSSEFSWKLKDHPKLPKGKTIAMIVLDGWGEAKPNQYNCIHVAETPTMDSLKNGAPEKWRLVKAHGTAVGLPTEDDMGNSEVGHNALGAGRIYAQGAKLVDLALESGKIYEGDGFKYIKESFETGTLHLIGLLSDGGVHSRLNQLQLLIKGASERGAKRIRVHILTDGRDVLDGSSVGFTETLENDLAELRQKGVDAQIASGGGRMYVTMDRYENDWDVVKRGWDAQVLGEAPHKFKSAVEAVKKLREIPNTNDQYLPPFVIVDDSGKAVGPIVDGDAVVTFNFRADRVVMIAKALEYEDFDKFDRVRFPKIRYAGMLQYDGELKLPNRYLVSPPEIERTSGEYLVNNGIRTFACSETVKFGHVTFFWNGNRSGYFNPAMEEYVEIPSDSGITFNVKPKMKALEIAEKARDAILSRKFDQVRVNLPNGDMVGHTGDIEATVVACKAADEAVKMILDAIEQVGGIYVVTADHGNAEDMVKRNKKGEPLLKDGQIQILTSHTLEPVPIAIGGPGLAPGARFRKDVPTGGLANVAATVMNLHGLEAPSDYETTLIEVVDN, encoded by the exons ATGGGCAGCTCTGAATTTTCATGGAAACTGAAGGATCACCCCAAGCTTCCCAAGGGGAAGACTATAGCGATGATTGTTTTGGATGGGTGGGGTGAAGCCAAACCCAATCAATACAACTGCATCCACGTTGCGGAGACGCCAACCATGGATTCACttaaaaat GGTGCCCCAGAGAAGTGGAGATTGGTGAAAGCGCATGGTACTGCAGTGGGGCTGCCCACAGAAGATGACATGGGTAATAGTGAAGTTGGCCACAATGCTCTTGGTGCTGGCCGGATTTACGCCCAAGG AGCAAAGCTTGTGGATCTTGCCCTGGAATCTGGCAAAATATATGAAGGAGACGGTTTCAAGTACATCAAAGAATCATTTGAAACAGGAACACTACACCTCATTGGATTATTAAGTGACGGAGGCGTTCACTCAAGGCTCAATCAGTTGCAG TTGTTGATTAAAGGAGCTAGTGAGCGTGGTGCTAAAAGAATCCGTGTTCATATTCTCACGGACGGACGTGATGTGTTGGATGGTTCAAGTGTAGGCTTCACTGAAACTCTTGAAAACGATCTTGCCGAACTGCGTCAGAAAGGTGTTGATGCGCAGATTGCATCTGGCGGAGGTCGAATGTATGTTACGATGGATCGTTATGAG AATGATTGGGATGTTGTAAAACGAGGTTGGGATGCCCAAGTGCTTGGAGAAGCGCCACACAAGTTTAAGAGTGCTGTTGAAGCTGTCAAGAAGCTGAGAGAGATTCCTAATACAAATGATCAGTATTTACCTCCATTTGTTATTGTTGATGACAGTGGAAAAGCTGTTGGGCCTATCGTCGATGGTGATGCTGTTGTGACTTTCAATTTTCGTGCTGATCGCGTGGTAATGATAGCTAAGGCCCTCGAGTATGAGGACTTTGACAAATTTGATCGAGTTCGATTTCCTAAAATTCGTTATGCTGGAATGCTTCAATATGATGGTGAGCTCAAACTTCCAAATCGCTACCTTGTTTCTCCTCCAGAGATTGAACGGACATCTGGTGAATATTTGGTGAATAATGGCATCCGTACTTTTGCTTGCAG TGAAACAGTAAAATTTGGTCATGTCACTTTTTTCTGGAACGGGAATCGCTCAGGATACTTCAACCCTGCAATGGAAGAATATGTTGAAATTCCTAGTGATAGTGGTATCACCTTCAATGTCAAGCCGAAGATGAAGGCCTTGGAGATTGCTGAGAAGGCAAGGGATGCAATTCTTAGCCGTAAATTTGACCAG GTACGTGTCAACCTGCCTAATGGTGACATGGTGGGACATACTGGTGATATTGAAGCGACAGTCGTTGCTTGCAAGGCTGCTGATGAAGCTGTGAAG ATGATCCTTGACGCAATAGAGCAAGTGGGTGGAATCTATGTTGTTACTGCTGACCATGGAAATGCGGAGGACATGGTGAAAAGAAACAAGAAGGGCGAGCCACTTCTCAAGGATGGCCAAATTCAAATACTTACTTCTCACACTTTGGAACCA GTTCCAATTGCTATTGGTGGCCCTGGGCTGGCACCTGGTGCGAGATTCCGCAAAGATGTTCCCACTGGTGGTCTAGCAAATGTGGCTGCAACTGTCATGAACTTGCATGGACTTGAGGCGCCGAGTGATTACGAGACAACCCTTATTGAGGTTGTTGATAACTAG
- the LOC140892314 gene encoding fasciclin-like arabinogalactan protein 2, with amino-acid sequence MQLLRILILIPLVLLVLLLSATVHAHNITHILAGDPDFSTFNHYLTVTHLAAEINRRRTITVCAVDNAAMSDILSKNYPLYTIKNILSLHVFADYFSSKKLHQMPKGSATTSSLFQATGEAAGTSGYVDITDMKGGKVGFLPVDSSGDDQPMATFVKTIGDLPYDVSVIQISHILTSPEAEAPSSAPTDVNVTSLMAKQGCKGFSDLIREEGAEDTFLQSVVGGLTVFCPSDDALKSFMPTYKNMTSDGKASVVLYHAVPTYNSLGMLRSSSGSMNTLATGGPSKYDLTVINDGDNVKLETKVDTATIKGTLIDADPLSVFKIDRVLLPRQLFKADPLSKSKSGADAPGPSSDGEDAVADKDSSDDGGRIRGGCRFVMMISVMSSCFVVGILATIF; translated from the coding sequence ATGCAGCTGCTAAGAATCTTGATTCTAATTCCACTAGTACTACTAGTGCTCCTCCTTTCCGCCACCGTGCATGCACACAACATCACCCACATACTCGCCGGAGACCCGGACTTCTCCACCTTCAACCACTACCTCACCGTCACGCACCTGGCGGCGGAGATAAACCGCCGCCGCACCATCACCGTGTGCGCGGTCGACAATGCGGCCATGTCAGACATCCTCTCCAAGAACTATCCACTCTACACCATCAAGAACATTCTCTCCCTCCACGTATTCGCCGACTATTTCAGCTCCAAGAAGCTCCACCAGATGCCCAAGGGATCCGCCACCACCTCCTCCCTTTTCCAGGCGACGGGGGAGGCGGCGGGGACGTCCGGATACGTCGATATCACCGACATGAAAGGCGGGAAAGTCGGTTTCTTACCCGTCGACAGCAGCGGAGATGATCAGCCGATGGCGACTTTCGTCAAGACCATAGGAGATTTGCCGTATGATGTCTCCGTCATCCAAATCAGCCACATTCTGACTTCGCCGGAGGCGGAAGCTCCCTCCTCCGCCCCCACCGACGTGAACGTGACGTCGCTCATGGCGAAGCAAGGCTGCAAAGGGTTTTCCGATCTGATACGAGAGGAAGGAGCGGAAGACACTTTTCTCCAGAGCGTCGTCGGAGGGTTGACGGTCTTCTGCCCTTCCGACGACGCCCTGAAATCTTTCATGCCCACCTACAAAAACATGACCTCCGACGGGAAAGCTTCGGTGGTCCTGTACCACGCCGTCCCCACCTACAATTCCCTCGGCATGCTCCGATCGAGCAGCGGGTCGATGAACACTTTGGCCACCGGAGGGCCGAGCAAATACGATCTCACCGTGATTAACGACGGAGACAACGTGAAGCTGGAGACGAAAGTCGACACGGCGACCATCAAAGGAACTCTGATCGATGCTGATCCTCTGTCGGTTTTCAAGATCGACAGGGTTTTGCTGCCGAGGCAGCTGTTCAAGGCGGATCCCTTGTCCAAGTCGAAGAGTGGCGCCGATGCTCCGGGTCCGTCCAGCGACGGCGAGGATGCGGTGGCGGACAAAGATTCGAGCGATGACGGAGGAAGAATCCGCGGTGGCTGCAGGTTTGTGATGATGATCAGCGTCATGAGTTCTTGTTTCGTGGTCGGAATTTTGGCAACCATTTTTTAA
- the LOC140890067 gene encoding WD repeat-containing protein 26 homolog, whose translation MDLLVQKVLSEFVGSKGVVRKNELVRAIADVLYSLDYTETGKMLEDESGICLHTSEVRSFIQQILNGQWVESVATLHQIDLMDETSIKLASSVILEREFFELLAGEEVMDALQILRSGMLPLDKVRELCSFLVSPSRMSAHGTLGQGLRLSSRKELLEELKALLPPSVMFPENRLVHLVEQGIEFQNEMCLLHNLPIGKTSLLAHQDCGMDQIPNRTVQVLQEHKGEVWFLKFSHNGKYLASSCSDCLVIIWEVEVEGHVSLKHRLSGHEKPVTYISWRHDDNQLLTCGEEETIRRWDVASGECLHVYRINGTEPHLGLVSCEWVPDGKSILSGVNDQRIMMWDAEGKGLEFLAGLRTMRISDLCITSDGKELVTVCDKNKIILLELMTNSARILVEEQPIVCFTLSEDNQSLLVSLLDERLKLWNIAAGTNEISTEFRGHKRTRFVVRSCFGGVKERFIASGSEDSQVYIWHTKVSSTPISKLVGHTGVVNCVSWNPADPQMLASGSDDRTIRIWGVTPEATTKCSNNFSQEASTSRT comes from the exons ATGGATTTGTTGGTTCAAAAGGTGTTGTCCGAGTTTGTTGGTTCAAAAGGTGTTGTCCGGAAAAATGAATTAGTCAGAGCAATAGCAGATGTGTTGTACTCTCTTGACTATACAGAGACAGGGAAGATGCTAGAGGACGAGTCGGGAATATGTTTGCACACCAGTGAAGTGAGGTCGTTCATACAGCAAATTCTTAATGGTCAATGGGTTGAAAGTGTCGCGACGCTACATCAAATCGATCTGATGGATGAAACTAGTATTAAGTTGGCATCTTCTGTCATATTGGAGCGTGAATTTTTCGAACTTTTGGCTGGAGAAGAAGTCATGGATGCTTTGCAAATTCTGAGGTCTGGGATGCTACCACTTGACAAAGTTCGTGAGCTATGTTCCTTCCTTGTGTCTCCCTCTCGGATGTCAGCACATGGAACTTTAGGCCAAGGGTTGAGGCTCTCTTCTCGTAAAGAGTTGCTGGAGGAATTGAAAGCGTTGCTTCCCCCGTCGGTTATGTTTCCGGAGAACCGATTGGTGCATCTTGTTGAACAGGGTATTGAATTCCAAAATGAGATGTGTTTGTTACACAACTTACCCATTGGAAAGACGTCATTGCTTGCTCATCAAGATTGTGGAATGGACCAGATTCCCAATCGTACCGTGCAG GTATTACAAGAGCATAAAGGTGAAGTAtggttcttgaaattttcacacAATGGGAAATACTTGGCCTCTTCATGCAGTGATTGCCTGGTGATTATTTGGGAG GTTGAAGTTGAAGGGCATGTTTCTTTGAAACATAGATTATCTGGTCACGAGAAACCCGTAACGTATATTTCATGGAGACACGACGACAATCAACTCCTTACATGTGGCGAGGAGGAGACAATTAGACGTTGGGACGTCGCCTCTGGCGAATGCCTACATGTATATAGGATAAATGGCACCGAACCTCATCTCGGTCTGGTCTCCTGCGAATGGGTTCCGGATGGGAAGAGCATACTTTCCGGTGTTAATGACCAAAGGATCATGATGTGGGATGCGGAAGGAAAGGGGTTAGAATTTTTAGCGGGGCTTAGAACTATGAGGATTTCTGACCTGTGCATCACTTCTGATGGGAAAGAACTCGTAACTGTTTGTGACAAAAACAAGATAATTTTGTTAGAGTTGATGACGAATTCCGCAAGAATCCTAGTAGAGGAACAACCAATAGTTTGTTTCACACTATCTGAAGACAACCAGAGTTTGCTGGTTAGCCTACTGGATGAAAGACTCAAACTTTGGAATATAGCTGCAGGCACCAACGAAATCTCGACTGAATTTAGGGGTCACAAACGCACTCGATTTGTGGTGCGGTCTTGTTTTGGTGGTGTAAAGGAAAGGTTTATTGCCAGTGGAAGCGAGGATTCACAG GTTTATATATGGCACACAAAGGTGTCGTCTACGCCCATTTCGAAGTTGGTTGGGCATACTGGAGTCGTGAATTGCGTTAGCTGGAATCCGGCAGATCCCCAAATGCTGGCTTCCGGAAGTGATGACCGGACGATACGCATATGGGGCGTGACGCCTGAAGCTACGACGAAatgttcaaataatttttctcagGAAGCATCAACATCCAGAAcatag